Proteins encoded in a region of the Variovorax sp. PAMC 28711 genome:
- the urtD gene encoding urea ABC transporter ATP-binding protein UrtD: MTPDLMEEGAHRAAKLHGIEPGMTESGGREAGYGRVGTPGEVDVTHGRILYLEDVSVSFDGFKAINKLSLDIAPGELRCIIGPNGAGKTTMMDIITGKTRPDSGTVFFGSTIDLLRHKEADIAQLGIGRKFQKPTVFEHLTVFENLELALKTNKGVKHSMFFKLDSAQSDRLAEILETIHLSDSVSRMAGNLSHGQKQWLEIGMLLMQDPKLLLLDEPVAGMTDEETARTAELFLTLKGKHSLMVVEHDMSFIRTISEIVTVLCDGSVLAQGTLDEVQADERVIEVYLGR; the protein is encoded by the coding sequence ATGACACCCGATCTGATGGAAGAGGGCGCGCACCGCGCCGCCAAGCTGCATGGCATCGAGCCGGGCATGACCGAGTCCGGCGGCCGCGAGGCCGGCTACGGCCGCGTCGGCACGCCGGGCGAAGTGGACGTGACGCACGGCCGCATCCTGTACCTGGAAGACGTGAGCGTGAGCTTCGACGGCTTCAAGGCGATCAACAAGCTGAGCCTGGACATCGCGCCCGGCGAGCTGCGCTGCATCATCGGCCCGAACGGTGCCGGCAAGACGACGATGATGGACATCATCACCGGCAAGACGCGGCCCGATTCGGGCACCGTTTTCTTCGGCAGCACCATCGACTTGCTGCGCCACAAGGAAGCCGACATCGCGCAGCTGGGCATCGGCCGCAAGTTCCAGAAACCGACGGTGTTCGAACACCTCACCGTGTTCGAGAACCTCGAGCTCGCGCTGAAGACGAACAAGGGCGTGAAGCACTCGATGTTCTTCAAGCTCGACTCGGCACAGAGCGATCGCCTCGCCGAAATCCTCGAGACGATCCACCTGTCCGACAGCGTGAGCCGCATGGCCGGCAACCTGAGCCACGGCCAGAAGCAGTGGCTGGAGATCGGCATGTTGCTGATGCAGGACCCGAAGCTGCTGCTGCTCGACGAGCCCGTCGCCGGCATGACCGACGAGGAAACCGCGCGCACCGCCGAGCTGTTCCTCACGCTCAAGGGCAAGCATTCGCTGATGGTGGTCGAGCACGACATGAGCTTTATCCGCACCATCTCCGAGATCGTCACGGTGCTGTGCGACGGCTCGGTGCTGGCGCAGGGCACGCTCGATGAAGTGCAGGCGGATGAGCGGGTCATCGAGGTTTATCTTGGGCGCTGA
- the urtC gene encoding urea ABC transporter permease subunit UrtC, translating to MSKVVLPTKGPLLSGKGWTVFFVALIVVCGLAPVLNIAVPAGSPLHMSDYAVALVGKIMCYAICALAMDLIWGYTGILSLGHGLFFALGGYMMGMYLMRQIGRDGNYKSDLPDFMVFLDWKTLPWHWTFSDSFIATLALIVAVPGLIAFVFGYFAFRSRIKGVYFSIITQAMTFAALLLFFRNETGFGGNNGFTDFKRILGIPIATQEMRMTIFAMTGVTLLLFFLFAKWLIGSKFGRVLQAIRDAETRVMFSGYNPLPYKLTIWVISAVMCGVAGALYVPQVGIINPGEMSTANSIEIAIWAAVGGRATLIGPIIGAFIVNGAKSWLTVAYPEYWLYFLGAIFIAVTLFLPDGIVGLVRKLLKRDGAPTEGRLEAQRSLAASEGVEPAALPPLGAETGGARA from the coding sequence ATGAGCAAAGTCGTACTTCCAACAAAGGGACCGCTGCTGAGCGGCAAGGGCTGGACCGTTTTCTTCGTCGCGCTGATCGTGGTGTGCGGGCTCGCGCCGGTGCTCAACATCGCGGTGCCGGCGGGCAGCCCGCTGCACATGAGCGACTACGCGGTGGCGCTGGTCGGCAAGATCATGTGCTACGCGATCTGCGCGCTGGCGATGGACCTCATCTGGGGCTACACCGGCATCCTGTCGCTCGGGCACGGACTCTTCTTCGCGCTGGGCGGCTACATGATGGGCATGTACCTCATGCGCCAGATCGGCCGCGACGGCAACTACAAGAGCGACCTGCCAGACTTCATGGTGTTCCTCGACTGGAAGACGCTGCCCTGGCACTGGACCTTCAGCGACAGCTTCATCGCGACGCTGGCGCTCATCGTCGCGGTGCCGGGCCTGATCGCTTTCGTGTTCGGCTATTTCGCCTTCCGATCGCGCATCAAGGGCGTGTATTTTTCCATCATCACGCAGGCCATGACCTTTGCGGCGCTGCTTCTGTTCTTCCGCAACGAGACGGGCTTCGGCGGCAACAACGGCTTCACCGACTTCAAGCGCATCCTGGGCATCCCGATCGCCACGCAAGAGATGCGCATGACGATCTTCGCGATGACGGGCGTCACGCTGCTGCTCTTCTTCCTGTTCGCCAAATGGCTCATCGGCAGCAAGTTCGGCCGCGTGCTGCAGGCCATCCGCGATGCCGAAACCCGCGTGATGTTCTCGGGCTACAACCCACTGCCGTACAAGCTCACGATCTGGGTCATCTCGGCCGTGATGTGCGGCGTGGCGGGCGCGCTGTACGTGCCGCAGGTCGGCATCATCAACCCCGGCGAAATGAGCACGGCCAACTCGATCGAGATCGCGATCTGGGCGGCGGTCGGTGGCCGCGCGACGTTGATCGGGCCGATCATCGGCGCCTTCATCGTGAACGGCGCGAAGAGCTGGCTCACGGTGGCGTACCCGGAATACTGGCTGTACTTTCTCGGCGCGATCTTCATCGCCGTCACGCTGTTCCTGCCGGACGGCATCGTCGGCCTGGTCAGGAAACTGCTGAAGCGCGATGGCGCGCCGACCGAAGGCCGCCTCGAGGCGCAACGCTCGCTGGCCGCGTCGGAAGGTGTGGAGCCCGCTGCACTGCCGCCCCTGGGCGCTGAAACCGGAGGCGCCCGCGCATGA
- the urtB gene encoding urea ABC transporter permease subunit UrtB: protein MGASAHALTADEARSIAAGDTEARVAALNKAVLTADDKTSAFIQAMSDDAVKVAEDKVFVMKDDKGFDPVTGAELKVPDTAEDVVNNNLMRGALDAAQSVLKLTSSKDEAVRLEAANALLKNPDESRIPLIEKALAAETSAGIKVRLELVRAASLLNSGDSAKRIAAAKALGENKSPDTKLLLNERLTEETDASVKTALVAAIASIDGALVWGDRINAIFSGISLGSVLLLAALGLAITYGLMGVINMAHGELMMIGAYATYMMQGLFQRYLPESWFGGYLIAAIPVSFLASALVGAILERGVIRFLYGRPLETLLATWGISLMLQQLVRSLFGAQNVGVENPAWMSGGFTMLGNVALPWNRIAIIVFAVLVLLAMGWLIGRTRLGLFVRGVTQNRPIASCMGVNTARIDTYAFALGSGIAGLAGCALSQIGNVGPDLGQSYIVDSFMVVVMGGVGQLAGTVYAALGLGILNKFIEGWAGAVLAKIAVLVLLIVFIQKRPQGIFAIKGRSAEA from the coding sequence ATGGGGGCGTCGGCCCATGCACTGACGGCCGACGAAGCCCGGTCCATCGCCGCCGGCGACACCGAAGCGCGTGTCGCTGCACTGAACAAGGCGGTGCTCACCGCCGACGACAAGACCTCCGCGTTCATCCAGGCGATGTCCGACGACGCGGTCAAGGTCGCCGAAGACAAGGTCTTCGTGATGAAAGACGACAAGGGTTTCGACCCCGTCACCGGCGCCGAGCTGAAGGTGCCCGACACGGCCGAAGACGTGGTCAACAACAACCTCATGCGCGGCGCGCTCGATGCCGCGCAATCCGTGCTCAAGCTCACGAGCAGCAAGGACGAAGCGGTGCGCCTCGAAGCCGCCAACGCGCTCTTGAAGAACCCCGACGAGTCCCGCATCCCGCTGATCGAAAAAGCACTTGCTGCCGAGACCAGCGCCGGCATCAAGGTCCGGCTCGAACTCGTGCGTGCTGCGTCGTTGCTCAATAGCGGCGACTCCGCCAAACGCATCGCCGCGGCGAAGGCACTGGGCGAAAACAAGAGCCCCGACACCAAGCTGCTCCTGAACGAGCGCCTCACTGAAGAAACCGATGCGTCCGTCAAGACGGCGCTGGTCGCCGCGATCGCCAGCATCGACGGCGCGCTGGTGTGGGGCGACCGCATCAACGCGATCTTCAGCGGCATCAGCCTCGGTTCGGTGCTGCTGCTCGCCGCGCTCGGCCTGGCGATCACCTACGGCCTCATGGGCGTGATCAACATGGCGCACGGCGAGCTCATGATGATCGGCGCCTACGCCACCTACATGATGCAGGGGCTGTTCCAGCGCTACCTGCCCGAGTCGTGGTTCGGCGGCTACCTGATCGCTGCGATTCCGGTGTCGTTCCTCGCGTCAGCGCTGGTCGGCGCGATCCTCGAACGCGGCGTGATCCGCTTTCTCTACGGCCGGCCGCTCGAAACGCTGCTCGCCACCTGGGGCATCAGCCTGATGCTGCAACAACTGGTGCGCTCGCTGTTCGGTGCGCAGAACGTCGGCGTCGAAAACCCGGCCTGGATGAGCGGCGGTTTCACGATGCTCGGCAACGTCGCGCTGCCCTGGAACCGCATCGCCATCATCGTGTTCGCGGTGCTCGTGCTGCTGGCAATGGGCTGGCTGATCGGTCGCACGCGCCTTGGCCTCTTCGTGCGCGGTGTCACGCAGAACCGCCCGATCGCCTCGTGCATGGGCGTGAACACCGCGCGCATCGACACCTACGCCTTCGCGCTCGGTTCGGGCATTGCCGGCCTCGCGGGTTGCGCGCTGAGCCAGATCGGCAACGTCGGGCCCGACCTCGGCCAGAGCTACATCGTCGACTCGTTCATGGTGGTGGTGATGGGCGGCGTCGGCCAGCTCGCCGGCACGGTGTACGCGGCGCTCGGCCTCGGCATCCTGAACAAATTCATCGAAGGATGGGCCGGCGCCGTGCTCGCGAAGATCGCGGTGCTGGTGCTCCTCATCGTCTTCATCCAGAAGCGGCCGCAAGGCATCTTCGCCATCAAGGGCCGGAGTGCAGAAGCATGA